A stretch of the Capsicum annuum cultivar UCD-10X-F1 chromosome 10, UCD10Xv1.1, whole genome shotgun sequence genome encodes the following:
- the LOC107845386 gene encoding trafficking protein particle complex subunit 3 isoform X2: MAPVAPRSGDAIFANVERVNAELFTLTYGAIVRQLLTDLEEVEEVNKQLDQMGYNIGIRLIDEFLAKSNVSRCIDFKETAEVIAKVGLKMFLGVTANVGNWDAEGTTCSLILEDNPLVDFVELPDTCQGLYYCNILSGVIRGALEMVSMKTEVTWVRDMLRGDDAFELQLKLLKQVPEEYPYKDDE; this comes from the exons AATGCTGAGCTTTTCACCTTAACTTATGGTGCCATCGTGCGACAACTCCTCACAGATCTGGAGGAGGTTGAGGAAGTCAACAAACAGCTTGATCAAAT GGGTTATAACATTGGAATTCGGCTCATTGATGAGTTTTTGGCAAAATCTAACGTTTCACGGTGTATTGATTTCAAGGAAACAGCTGAAGTCATTGCCAAG GTTGGCCTCAAAATGTTCCTAGGTGTTACAGCAAATGTTGGCAATTGGGATGCTGAGGGAACAACATGCAGTCTAATTTTGGAGGACAACCCCTTGGTAGACTTTGTTGAGCTTCCCGATACTTGTCAAGGTCTATACTATTGTAACATCTTGAGTGGCGTAATCAGAGGGGCACTAGAGATG GTTTCAATGAAGACCGAAGTCACATGGGTCCGTGATATGCTTAGAGGGGATGATGCATTCGAGCTGCAGCTGAAACTGCTGAAGCAAGTTCCTGAGGAGTATCCTTACAAAGACGACGAGTAA
- the LOC107845386 gene encoding trafficking protein particle complex subunit 3 isoform X1: MAPVAPRSGDAIFANVERVNAELFTLTYGAIVRQLLTDLEEVEEVNKQLDQIQDILMWKGERWRNWGYNIGIRLIDEFLAKSNVSRCIDFKETAEVIAKVGLKMFLGVTANVGNWDAEGTTCSLILEDNPLVDFVELPDTCQGLYYCNILSGVIRGALEMVSMKTEVTWVRDMLRGDDAFELQLKLLKQVPEEYPYKDDE, encoded by the exons AATGCTGAGCTTTTCACCTTAACTTATGGTGCCATCGTGCGACAACTCCTCACAGATCTGGAGGAGGTTGAGGAAGTCAACAAACAGCTTGATCAAAT TCAAGATATACTAATGTGGAAGGGGGAGCGTTggcgtaactg GGGTTATAACATTGGAATTCGGCTCATTGATGAGTTTTTGGCAAAATCTAACGTTTCACGGTGTATTGATTTCAAGGAAACAGCTGAAGTCATTGCCAAG GTTGGCCTCAAAATGTTCCTAGGTGTTACAGCAAATGTTGGCAATTGGGATGCTGAGGGAACAACATGCAGTCTAATTTTGGAGGACAACCCCTTGGTAGACTTTGTTGAGCTTCCCGATACTTGTCAAGGTCTATACTATTGTAACATCTTGAGTGGCGTAATCAGAGGGGCACTAGAGATG GTTTCAATGAAGACCGAAGTCACATGGGTCCGTGATATGCTTAGAGGGGATGATGCATTCGAGCTGCAGCTGAAACTGCTGAAGCAAGTTCCTGAGGAGTATCCTTACAAAGACGACGAGTAA